A stretch of Natronococcus sp. CG52 DNA encodes these proteins:
- a CDS encoding carboxypeptidase-like regulatory domain-containing protein produces the protein MNRIALLTAVLVLTAPLVGVGTAVASEDVTLTVTVTDGDENAVAGALVTVSWDDDERTEETRSNGQALIDVPSGADVEVDVEHDDLVQNNPKEVGTVDDHTTVAVDLFSKTDGEITVVENDASIADATVALTKDDDTRAAATGTTDDDGVFTAEAIEAGTYDVDVEKAGYYDESASVDLRSNDGTTVALESGTERVTVSVTDGYFEEPLQTDVTILQDGERDATLSTNADGERSVPLAVNTAYTAVIEADEYDDASNEHEFTVGESATEVDYVVERAPVVALEASNERVLVGETVGVDVTDEYGDPVADAELVLDGSTVATTDDGGSATVTIERHGELELTAQHGDVADAVVIDGVDPDATDDSLTEERSEVENETDTDDADDSVPGFAAGTAGAALALVLGVAIVRLRGYGNR, from the coding sequence ATGAATCGTATCGCCCTTCTCACCGCGGTTCTCGTGCTAACTGCTCCCCTCGTCGGCGTCGGAACCGCCGTCGCGAGCGAGGACGTGACACTGACGGTGACTGTTACCGACGGCGATGAGAACGCCGTCGCCGGCGCGCTAGTCACGGTTTCGTGGGACGACGACGAACGCACGGAGGAAACGCGGTCGAACGGACAGGCGCTGATCGACGTCCCGAGCGGCGCGGACGTCGAGGTCGACGTCGAACACGACGACCTCGTTCAGAACAACCCGAAGGAAGTGGGGACGGTCGACGACCACACGACGGTCGCCGTCGATCTCTTCTCCAAAACCGACGGCGAGATCACCGTCGTCGAGAACGACGCGTCGATCGCCGACGCGACGGTCGCGCTCACCAAGGACGATGATACGCGCGCCGCGGCCACGGGAACGACCGACGACGACGGCGTCTTTACGGCCGAGGCTATCGAGGCCGGCACTTACGACGTCGACGTCGAAAAGGCGGGCTACTACGACGAGTCGGCGTCCGTCGACCTGCGATCGAACGACGGAACGACCGTCGCGCTCGAGTCGGGGACCGAACGGGTCACCGTCTCGGTCACCGACGGCTACTTCGAGGAACCGCTTCAGACCGACGTCACGATCCTGCAGGACGGGGAACGCGACGCCACGCTCTCGACGAACGCGGACGGCGAACGAAGCGTCCCGCTCGCGGTCAATACGGCGTACACGGCCGTTATCGAAGCGGACGAGTACGACGACGCGAGCAACGAACACGAGTTTACCGTCGGCGAGTCCGCGACCGAGGTCGACTACGTGGTCGAGCGCGCCCCCGTGGTGGCGCTCGAGGCCTCCAACGAGCGCGTCCTGGTCGGGGAGACCGTCGGCGTCGACGTGACCGACGAGTACGGCGACCCGGTCGCCGACGCCGAACTCGTTCTCGACGGCTCGACCGTCGCGACGACGGACGACGGCGGTTCGGCGACCGTGACGATCGAACGACACGGCGAACTCGAGTTAACGGCCCAGCACGGGGACGTCGCGGACGCGGTCGTAATCGACGGCGTCGATCCCGACGCGACCGACGACTCGCTGACCGAGGAGCGAAGCGAGGTCGAGAACGAGACGGACACCGACGACGCGGACGACTCAGTCCCCGGGTTCGCCGCCGGTACGGCCGGCGCCGCGCTGGCTCTCGTTCTCGGAGTCGCGATCGTTCGCCTTCGCGGGTACGGTAACCGTTGA
- a CDS encoding DNA repair protein RadA, whose product MASDTSTLGASRCRNCGFEAPGGDDAWIRIDVPKLGRMTQCPDCGSTDVMTHR is encoded by the coding sequence ATGGCCAGTGACACATCTACACTCGGCGCGTCCCGGTGTCGAAACTGCGGCTTCGAGGCACCCGGCGGCGACGACGCGTGGATCCGGATCGACGTCCCGAAACTCGGTCGGATGACACAGTGTCCGGACTGCGGCAGCACGGACGTCATGACCCACCGGTAG
- the msrB gene encoding peptide-methionine (R)-S-oxide reductase MsrB, whose product MSNESDDIPQADEEWRDELSDEEYRILREAGTEAPFSGEYVDHKEDGSYVCAGCGATLFESGTKFDSSCGWPSFYDVDDDRVETRVDTSHGMNRTEVVCANCGGHLGHVFEDGPEPTGKRYCINSVALDFDEE is encoded by the coding sequence ATGAGCAACGAGTCCGACGATATTCCGCAGGCGGACGAGGAGTGGCGCGACGAACTCAGCGACGAGGAGTACCGAATCCTGCGCGAGGCGGGCACCGAAGCACCGTTCAGCGGCGAGTACGTCGACCACAAGGAAGACGGAAGCTACGTTTGTGCCGGGTGTGGAGCCACGCTGTTCGAGTCCGGGACGAAGTTCGACTCCAGCTGTGGCTGGCCGAGTTTCTACGACGTCGACGACGATCGCGTCGAAACCCGCGTCGATACCAGCCACGGGATGAACCGCACCGAAGTGGTGTGTGCGAACTGCGGCGGCCACCTCGGCCACGTGTTCGAGGACGGCCCGGAGCCGACGGGCAAGCGCTACTGTATCAACTCCGTCGCGCTCGACTTCGACGAGGAGTGA
- a CDS encoding YwbE family protein → MSDERPTADELRQGLTVEIVQEDQDVHSEDTEPLIGEIGTIYEDDPDGPKVELKNGVVGHVQSVVHDE, encoded by the coding sequence ATGTCCGACGAACGACCGACCGCGGACGAACTGCGACAGGGACTGACCGTCGAGATCGTCCAGGAGGATCAGGACGTCCACTCCGAAGACACGGAGCCGCTGATCGGCGAGATCGGGACGATCTACGAAGACGACCCGGACGGACCCAAAGTCGAACTGAAAAACGGCGTCGTCGGCCACGTCCAGTCCGTGGTCCACGACGAGTAG
- a CDS encoding YihY/virulence factor BrkB family protein — MGRSWWLELATDVTAVSRERQISVKSAGLAYHAFNTLVPLVILVLVGATLVDALEPILRGLESATGLEGVVTEDGVEKAAGTTGDRVRAGSIALVILVWSAARLFQAVNSAFTDVYDSRDDQSYVGNVATVTAVTVVNALLLTATFAFGIALVSVVGISLPVQAGGMLAAIGSALVLAVLLPIVFFPMYYLFPQADVSVTEVLPGTMLAALSWTILAAGFRFYVVTSESVALFGIAGAILLILTWVYLGGLCLLLGAVLNAVLAGRVDPEEEWVPMQEVWLKDA, encoded by the coding sequence ATGGGCAGATCGTGGTGGCTCGAGTTGGCCACTGACGTCACGGCCGTCAGTCGAGAACGACAGATCAGCGTCAAATCCGCGGGACTGGCCTATCACGCGTTCAACACGCTCGTTCCGCTCGTCATCCTCGTTCTCGTCGGTGCGACGCTCGTCGACGCGCTCGAGCCGATCCTCCGGGGGCTCGAATCGGCGACCGGTCTCGAGGGGGTGGTGACCGAAGACGGGGTCGAGAAAGCAGCCGGAACCACCGGCGACCGGGTGCGAGCGGGGTCGATCGCGCTCGTGATTCTGGTGTGGAGCGCGGCCCGACTGTTCCAGGCGGTTAACAGCGCATTTACCGACGTGTACGACTCCCGGGACGACCAGTCGTACGTCGGTAACGTCGCCACCGTAACCGCCGTGACCGTCGTCAACGCCTTGCTCCTGACGGCGACGTTCGCGTTCGGAATCGCCCTGGTGAGCGTCGTCGGAATTAGCCTCCCGGTGCAAGCCGGCGGGATGCTGGCGGCGATCGGAAGCGCTCTCGTTCTCGCCGTGCTCCTCCCGATCGTCTTTTTCCCGATGTACTACCTCTTTCCGCAGGCGGACGTCTCGGTAACCGAGGTGCTTCCGGGAACGATGCTCGCCGCGCTCTCCTGGACGATCCTCGCCGCCGGATTTCGATTCTACGTCGTCACCTCCGAGAGCGTCGCGCTCTTCGGCATCGCCGGTGCGATCCTGTTGATCCTGACGTGGGTCTACCTCGGCGGACTCTGTCTCCTTTTGGGTGCCGTACTCAACGCCGTTCTGGCCGGGCGCGTCGATCCCGAGGAGGAGTGGGTTCCCATGCAGGAGGTGTGGCTGAAAGACGCCTGA